Proteins encoded by one window of Drosophila melanogaster chromosome X:
- the CG12498 gene encoding uncharacterized protein has translation MSNQRSRHVRRPAAEIVRELRNLRASPLRIDDENESWVNGYEKPPTPDLPVTSRDQLELLRLSRHRIGLLLVRPAFEQAVTGCFVRVNVSGQGELPDHRIAEVLGICELDFGYKVEQIPTNVALRLRYDDLEMQHEINDVSNLNFTQEEFELWRDNCVNQAISPPTTHILTRKKVELYNALQLEAKPLSLIQRTFSFALRPQQKIGIMERHGVVYPWQLNHSLPFVSQSPTENPSRGKADTVDEEEDPGAAAPLLPKTEPN, from the coding sequence ATGTCTAACCAGCGATCCCGACACGTTCGTCGTCCGGCAGCGGAAATAGTCCGCGAACTGAGGAATCTTCGCGCCTCGCCTCTGCGGATCGACGACGAGAACGAGTCGTGGGTGAATGGCTACGAGAAGCCACCAACTCCGGATCTACCGGTGACCAGTCGCGATCAGTTGGAGCTGCTACGTCTGAGCCGCCATCGAATCGGTCTGCTTCTGGTTCGACCCGCCTTCGAGCAGGCCGTCACTGGATGCTTTGTCCGCGTGAATGTCAGTGGGCAGGGAGAGTTGCCTGATCATCGAATCGCCGAGGTGCTGGGCATCTGCGAACTGGACTTTGGCTACAAAGTGGAGCAGATACCCACGAATGTGGCGCTGCGATTGCGCTACGATGACCTGGAGATGCAGCACGAGATTAACGATGTCTCTAACCTGAACTTCACCCAGGAGGAATTCGAACTGTGGCGCGATAACTGTGTTAACCAGGCCATAAgtccacccaccacccacataCTGACGCGCAAGAAGGTCGAACTGTACAACGCACTGCAGTTGGAGGCCAAGCCTTTAAGCCTGATCCAAAGGACCTTCTCCTTCGCCCTGAGGCCCCAGCAGAAAATCGGCATCATGGAGCGGCATGGCGTTGTTTATCCCTGGCAATTGAATCATTCGCTCCCGTTCGTTTCGCAATCGCCAACTGAAAATCCATCGAGGGGAAAAGCGGATACCGTAGACGAGGAGGAAGATCCGGGGGCAGCTGCTCCATTATTACCAAAAACTGAACCAAATTAA
- the w gene encoding white yields the protein MGQEDQELLIRGGSKHPSAEHLNNGDSGAASQSCINQGFGQAKNYGTLRPPSPPEDSGSGSGQLAENLTYAWHNMDIFGAVNQPGSGWRQLVNRTRGLFCNERHIPAPRKHLLKNVCGVAYPGELLAVMGSSGAGKTTLLNALAFRSPQGIQVSPSGMRLLNGQPVDAKEMQARCAYVQQDDLFIGSLTAREHLIFQAMVRMPRHLTYRQRVARVDQVIQELSLSKCQHTIIGVPGRVKGLSGGERKRLAFASEALTDPPLLICDEPTSGLDSFTAHSVVQVLKKLSQKGKTVILTIHQPSSELFELFDKILLMAEGRVAFLGTPSEAVDFFSYVGAQCPTNYNPADFYVQVLAVVPGREIESRDRIAKICDNFAISKVARDMEQLLATKNLEKPLEQPENGYTYKATWFMQFRAVLWRSWLSVLKEPLLVKVRLIQTTMVAILIGLIFLGQQLTQVGVMNINGAIFLFLTNMTFQNVFATINVFTSELPVFMREARSRLYRCDTYFLGKTIAELPLFLTVPLVFTAIAYPMIGLRAGVLHFFNCLALVTLVANVSTSFGYLISCASSSTSMALSVGPPVIIPFLLFGGFFLNSGSVPVYLKWLSYLSWFRYANEGLLINQWADVEPGEISCTSSNTTCPSSGKVILETLNFSAADLPLDYVGLAILIVSFRVLAYLALRLRARRKE from the exons ATGGGCCAAGAGGATCAGGAGCTATTAATTCGCGGAGGCAGCAAACACCCATCTGCCGAGCATCTGAACAAT GGTGACAGCGGAGCGGCTTCGCAGAGCTGCATTAACCAGGGCTTCGGGCAGGCCAAAAACTACGGCACGCTCCGGCCACCCAGTCCGCCGGAGGACTCCGGTTCAGGGAGCGGCCAACTAGCCGAGAACCTCACCTATGCCTGGCACAATATGGACATCTTTGGGGCGGTCAATCAGCCGGGCTCCGGATGGCGGCAGCTGGTCAACCGGACACGCGGACTATTCTGCAACGAGCGACACATACCGGCGCCCAGGAAACATTTGCTCAAGAACG TTTGCGGCGTGGCCTATCCGGGCGAACTTTTGGCCGTGATGGGCAGTTCCGGTGCCGGAAAGACGACCCTGCTGAATGCCCTTGCCTTTCGATCGCCGCAGGGCATCCAAGTATCGCCATCCGGGATGCGACTGCTCAATGGCCAACCTGTGGACGCCAAGGAGATGCAGGCCAGGTGCGCCTATGTCCAGCAGGATGACCTCTTTATCGGCTCCCTAACGGCCAGGGAACACCTGATTTTCCAAGCCATGGTGCGGATGCCACGACATCTGACCTATCGGCAGCGAGTGGCCCGCGTGGATCAGGTGATCCAGGAGCTTTCGCTCAGCAAATGTCAGCACACGATCATCGGTGTGCCCGGCAGGGTGAAAGGTCTGTCCGGCGGAGAAAGGAAGCGTCTGGCATTCGCCTCCGAGGCTCTAACCGATCCGCCGCTTCTGATCTGCGATGAGCCCACCTCCGGACTGGACTCCTTTACCGCCCACAGCGTCGTCCAGGTGCTGAAGAAGCTGTCGCAGAAGGGCAAGACCGTCATCCTGACCATTCATCAGCCGTCTTCCGAGCTGTTTGAGCTCTTTGACAAGATCCTTCTGATGGCCGAGGGCAGGGTAGCTTTCTTGGGCACTCCCAGCGAAGCCGTCGACTTCTTTTCCTA CGTGGGTGCCCAGTGTCCTACCAACTACAATCCGGCGGACTTTTACGTACAGGTGTTGGCCGTTGTGCCCGGACGGGAGATCGAGTCCCGTGATCGGATCGCCAAGATATGCGACAATTTTGCCATTAGCAAAGTAGCCCGGGATATGGAGCAGTTGTTGGCCACCAAAAATCTGGAGAAGCCACTGGAGCAGCCGGAGAATGGGTACACCTACAAGGCCACCTGGTTCATGCAGTTCCGGGCGGTCCTGTGGCGATCCTGGCTGTCGGTGCTCAAGGAACCACTCCTCGTAAAAGTGCGACTTATTCAGACAACG aTGGTTGCCATCTTGATTGGCCTCATCTTTTTGGGCCAACAACTCACGCAAGTGGGTGTGATGAATATCAACGGAGCCATCTTCCTCTTCCTGACCAACATGACCTTTCAAAACGTCTTTGCCACGATAAAT GTGTTCACCTCAGAGCTGCCAGTTTTTATGAGGGAGGCCCGAAGTCGACTTTATCGCTGTGACACATACTTTCTGGGCAAAACGATTGCCGAATTGCCGCTTTTTCTCACAGTGCCACTGGTCTTCACGGCGATTGCCTATCCGATGATCGGACTGCGGGCCGGAGTGCTGCACTTCTTCAACTGCCTGGCGCTGGTCACTCTGGTGGCCAATGTGTCAACGTCCTTCGGATATCTAATATCCTGCGCCAGCTCCTCGACCTCGATGGCGCTGTCTGTGGGTCCGCCGGTTATCATACCATTCCTGCTCTTTGGCGGCTTCTTCTTGAACTCGGGCTCGGTGCCAGTATACCTCAAATGGTTGTCGTACCTCTCATGGTTCCGTTACGCCAACGAGGGTCTGCTGATTAACCAATGGGCGGACGTGGAGCCGGGCGAAATTAGCTGCACATCGTCGAACACCACGTGCCCCAGTTCGGGCAAGGTCATCCTGGAGACGCTTAACTTCTCCGCCGCCGATCTGCCGCTGGACTACGTGGGTCTGGCCATTCTCATCGTGAGCTTCCGGGTGCTCGCATATCTGGCTCTAAGACTTCGGGCCCGACGCAAGGAGTAG
- the CG32795 gene encoding uncharacterized protein, isoform D, which yields MNIDSLKNEWEELNKEFAELESCNRRYIELLEQLHSHQQICFNEIKHQRYRMNQITTSLRQFKGPVPAEDKEKVDDLHKMTLKRKAQLHEIEQSLPAKSGRYLQIILGDVNVSILNRNDKVRYKDDYEKFKLILNVIGLIMAFFNLIFNYRALELAFIFLLVWYYCTLTIRESILKVNGSRIKGWWRAHHFISTVAAGVLLVWPQGEHWQIFRMQFMYFNVYISIVQYLQFGYQKGLLYRLKALGERHNMDITIEGFHSWMWRGLSFLLPFLFIGYGYQAYNAWTLYKLAYSPPDAPWHVSVMSGLFLLLFVGNMATTLWVVPEKIRERAKERYRLQSMGKSMKLRKEMKNSASDLDLSSGSKLSPTATTTTSIATATQTPAEKKET from the exons ATGAATATCGATTCGCTGAAAAACGAGTGGGAAGAACTCAATAAGGAGTTTGCCGAACTGGAG AGCTGCAACAGGCGGTACATCGAGCTGCTGGAACAGCTGCACAGCCATCAACAAATCTGCTTCAATGAGATCAAGCATCAGCGGTACCGCATGAACCAGATAACGACGTCTCTGCGACA GTTCAAAGGGCCCGTTCCGGCGGAGGACAAGGAGAAGGTCGATGACCTGCACAAGATGACCTTGAAGCGCAAAGCGCAACTGCACGAAATCGAGCAATCCTTGCCAGCGAAATCCGGCCGCTATTTGCAG ATAATCCTGGGCGATGTAAATGTCTCGATTCTCAACAGAAACGACAAAGTTCGCTATAAAGATGACTatgaaaagtttaaattaataCTCAACGTAATTGGACTGATAATGGCCTTCTTCAATTTGATATTCAACTACAG GGCCCTGGAGCTGGCCTTCATATTCCTGTTGGTCTGGTACTACTGCACCCTGACCATTCGCGAGTCCATCCTCAAGGTGAACGGCTCGAGGATCAAGGGCTGGTGGCGGGCGCACCACTTCATCTCTACGGTCGCCGCCGGTGTTCTATTGGTTTGGCCACAGGGCGAGCACTGGCAAATCTTCCGGATGCAGTTCATGTACTTCAACGTCTACATTA GCATTGTCCAGTATTTGCAGTTTGGCTACCAGAAGGGCCTGCTCTATCGACTGAAGGCGCTCGGCGAGCGGCACAACATGGACATCACCATCGAGGGCTTCCACTCGTGGATGTGGCGCGGTCTGAGCTTCCTGCTGCCCTTCCTGTTCATCGGCTACGGTTACCAGGCGTATAACGCGTGGACGCTCTACAAGTTGGCCTACAGCCCGCCGGATGCGCCGTGGCACGTGTCCGTGATGTCCGGACTGTTCCTGCTGCTCTTCGTGGGCAACATGGCCACCACTTTATGGGTGGTGCCCGAGAAGATACGCGAACGGGCCAAGGAGCGCTACCGACTCCAGAGCATGGGCAAGTCGATGAAGCTGCGCAAGGAGATGAAG AATAGCGCCAGTGATTTGGACCTCTCGAGCGGATCGAAACTTTCGCCAACAGCGACCACGACCACTTCCATTGCGACTGCGACGCAAACGCCCGCCGAGAAGAAGGAAACTTAA